One Thermococcus eurythermalis DNA segment encodes these proteins:
- a CDS encoding glucodextranase DOMON-like domain-containing protein — MRRVAALFLAFLMVGSLIGANAKTVGAAEPKPLNVIIVWHQHQPYYYDPIQDVYTRPWVRLHAANNYWKMAYYLSQYPDVHVAIDLSGSLIAQLADYMNGKKDTYQIITEKIANGEPLTVEEKWLMLQAPGGFFDHTIPWNGEPIADPNGNPTRDFWNRYTELKDKMMAAKAKYANLPLEEQKAAVTNEFTEGDYIDLAVLFNLAWIDYKYITDTPELKALYEKVDEGGYTREDVKTVLEAQMWLLNHTFEEHEKINLLLENGNVEVTVVPYAHPIGPILNDFGWEGDFDDQVKRADELYKQYLGNGTAVPVGGWAAESALNDKTLETLAENGWTWVMTDQLVLERLGIEGTVENYYKPWVAEFNGKKIYLFPRDHALSDRVGFTYGGMNQYEAVEDFVNELLKIQKQNYDGSLVYVVTLDGENPWENYPYDGQLFLETLYKKLTELQKAGLIRTVTPSEYIKLYGDKANRLTPKMMERLDLTGENVNALLKAESLGDLYDMAGVNEEMQWPESSWIDGTLSTWIGEPQENYGWYWLYLARKALMENRDKMSQEDWEKAYEYLLRAEASDWFWWYGSDQNSGQDYSFDRYLKTYLYEIYKLAGVEPPSYLFGNYFPDGEPYVTRALDGLGEGQVKEYSSMSPLAEGVSVYFDGDGIHFAVKGDLSEFEVSIWEKGKRVGNTFTLLQERPTELRYSMFPFSKDSVGLLITKHIVYRDGKAEVYTATDYERSEKLGEATVRKTDEGIEVVVPFDYIETPEDFYFAVSTVKDGELEVITTPVELKLPTEVKGVTIVDIADPEGDDHGPGTYTYPTDKVFEPGHLDLLRFRVLEQTDAYVMEFYFKNLADNPWNGPNGFSLQIIEVYLDFKEGGNSSAIKMFPDGPGSNVNLDPDHPWDVAFRIAGWDYGNLIVLPDGTALQGEMQISADPVKNAIIVKLPKKYLPEVGEYGLYATVLVGSQDGYGPDKWRPVAVEAEQWKGGGADPDAVINGVAPRVYDLLVPEGFKPTQEEQLSSYDTQNMKLATVTMIPLVQGTGGEEETSTETPAEETQTETSTETETSTNTTTTTEETTTTNATNEETTTTTTGQTTTTEQAGTSTEEGGGICGPAFIVGLAIVPLLLRRRR; from the coding sequence ATGAGAAGGGTCGCTGCCCTTTTCCTTGCCTTTTTGATGGTTGGGAGTCTGATTGGAGCGAACGCGAAAACGGTCGGAGCGGCCGAGCCGAAGCCGCTCAACGTCATAATAGTCTGGCACCAGCACCAGCCCTACTACTACGACCCGATCCAGGACGTCTATACCAGGCCCTGGGTCAGACTCCACGCGGCGAACAACTACTGGAAGATGGCCTATTACCTGAGCCAGTATCCGGACGTTCATGTTGCCATTGACCTCTCCGGCTCGCTAATAGCCCAGCTGGCGGACTACATGAACGGCAAGAAGGACACCTACCAGATAATCACCGAGAAGATAGCCAACGGCGAGCCCCTCACCGTCGAGGAGAAATGGCTCATGCTCCAGGCCCCCGGAGGGTTCTTTGACCACACGATTCCGTGGAACGGCGAGCCGATAGCCGACCCGAACGGCAACCCGACAAGGGACTTCTGGAACCGCTACACAGAGCTGAAGGACAAGATGATGGCCGCAAAGGCCAAGTACGCCAACCTGCCGCTCGAGGAGCAGAAGGCCGCTGTGACGAACGAGTTCACCGAGGGGGACTACATCGACCTCGCCGTCCTCTTCAATCTCGCCTGGATTGACTACAAGTACATAACGGACACTCCCGAGCTCAAGGCCCTCTACGAGAAGGTCGATGAGGGCGGCTACACGAGGGAGGACGTCAAGACTGTCCTCGAAGCCCAGATGTGGCTCCTCAACCACACCTTCGAGGAGCACGAGAAGATAAACCTCCTCCTCGAAAACGGCAACGTTGAGGTGACCGTCGTCCCCTACGCCCACCCGATAGGGCCGATACTCAACGACTTCGGCTGGGAGGGTGACTTCGACGACCAGGTGAAGAGGGCGGACGAGCTGTACAAGCAGTACCTTGGAAACGGAACCGCCGTCCCGGTTGGAGGCTGGGCCGCCGAGAGTGCCCTCAACGACAAAACTCTGGAAACCCTCGCCGAGAACGGCTGGACCTGGGTCATGACAGACCAGCTCGTCCTGGAGAGGCTCGGTATCGAGGGAACCGTCGAGAACTACTACAAGCCCTGGGTGGCCGAGTTCAACGGAAAGAAGATTTACCTCTTCCCGCGCGACCACGCTCTCAGCGACCGCGTTGGGTTCACATACGGCGGAATGAACCAGTACGAGGCAGTTGAGGACTTCGTGAACGAGCTCCTCAAGATACAAAAGCAGAACTACGACGGCTCGCTGGTCTACGTCGTCACCCTCGACGGCGAGAACCCGTGGGAGAACTACCCCTACGACGGCCAGCTCTTCCTTGAGACGCTCTACAAGAAGCTCACCGAGCTCCAGAAGGCTGGCTTAATCAGAACCGTCACCCCAAGCGAGTACATCAAGCTCTACGGCGACAAGGCCAACAGGCTCACCCCAAAGATGATGGAGCGCCTCGACCTTACCGGCGAGAACGTTAACGCCCTCCTCAAGGCCGAGAGCCTCGGCGACCTCTACGACATGGCCGGAGTTAATGAGGAGATGCAGTGGCCAGAGAGCAGCTGGATTGACGGAACCCTTTCAACATGGATAGGCGAGCCTCAGGAGAACTACGGCTGGTACTGGCTCTACCTCGCGAGAAAGGCTCTAATGGAGAACAGGGACAAGATGAGCCAGGAGGACTGGGAGAAGGCTTACGAGTATCTTCTGAGAGCGGAGGCGAGCGACTGGTTCTGGTGGTACGGGAGCGACCAGAACAGCGGCCAGGACTACTCCTTTGACCGTTACCTAAAGACCTACCTTTATGAGATTTACAAGCTGGCCGGAGTCGAGCCGCCGAGTTACCTCTTCGGAAACTACTTCCCGGACGGCGAGCCATACGTTACGAGGGCCCTCGACGGCCTTGGAGAGGGCCAGGTGAAGGAGTACTCCAGCATGTCACCCCTCGCGGAGGGAGTTAGCGTCTACTTCGACGGAGACGGAATCCACTTCGCGGTCAAGGGCGACCTCAGCGAGTTTGAGGTGAGCATCTGGGAGAAGGGCAAGCGCGTCGGCAACACGTTCACCCTCCTCCAGGAGAGGCCGACCGAGCTCAGGTACTCGATGTTCCCGTTCTCAAAGGACAGCGTCGGCCTCCTCATAACCAAGCACATCGTTTACCGCGACGGAAAGGCCGAGGTCTACACCGCCACCGACTACGAGAGGAGCGAGAAGCTTGGAGAGGCGACCGTCAGGAAGACCGACGAGGGAATTGAGGTCGTCGTGCCATTCGACTACATAGAGACCCCTGAGGACTTCTACTTCGCGGTTTCCACTGTCAAGGACGGAGAACTTGAGGTCATAACAACCCCTGTCGAACTTAAGCTCCCGACAGAGGTCAAAGGAGTAACAATCGTTGACATCGCCGACCCTGAAGGAGATGACCACGGGCCGGGAACCTACACCTACCCGACCGACAAGGTCTTCGAACCGGGACACCTCGACCTCCTCCGCTTCAGGGTGCTTGAGCAGACCGACGCCTACGTCATGGAGTTCTACTTCAAGAACCTCGCTGACAACCCGTGGAACGGGCCAAACGGCTTCAGCCTCCAGATAATCGAAGTCTACCTCGACTTCAAGGAGGGCGGAAACAGCTCGGCGATAAAGATGTTCCCCGACGGGCCGGGAAGCAATGTCAACCTTGACCCAGACCACCCGTGGGACGTGGCCTTCAGGATTGCCGGCTGGGACTACGGCAACCTCATAGTCCTCCCGGACGGAACCGCCCTGCAGGGCGAGATGCAGATTTCGGCAGACCCCGTCAAGAACGCCATAATAGTCAAACTCCCGAAGAAGTACCTGCCAGAGGTTGGAGAGTACGGGCTCTACGCCACAGTCCTCGTCGGCTCGCAGGACGGCTACGGCCCGGACAAGTGGAGGCCTGTAGCAGTCGAGGCTGAACAGTGGAAGGGTGGTGGAGCCGACCCAGACGCTGTCATAAACGGCGTCGCACCTAGAGTCTACGACCTCCTTGTCCCAGAAGGCTTCAAACCGACCCAGGAGGAACAGCTCAGCTCCTACGACACCCAGAACATGAAACTCGCAACCGTCACCATGATACCGCTCGTCCAGGGAACTGGCGGGGAAGAAGAGACTTCTACAGAGACTCCGGCAGAAGAGACCCAGACCGAGACCTCAACTGAGACTGAGACGAGCACGAACACAACCACCACTACTGAGGAGACTACTACGACGAATGCTACTAACGAGGAAACTACCACGACCACCACCGGGCAGACAACTACTACTGAGCAGGCAGGCACTTCGACTGAGGAGGGTGGCGGAATCTGCGGCCCGGCCTTCATAGTCGGCCTCGCAATAGTGCCGCTCCTCCTCAGGAGGAGGCGCTGA
- a CDS encoding ABC transporter permease subunit has product MMGRRKGEVLKSFLMTLLAIFVMFIILFPVYYIFTVSLEPSSTLATTELHLIPRNVSLDSYREVLFGFSGGKVSENFTGTIEGSAYIKDGKLYLVEGTIKGKVKYGPFTGLVFEVPVKNKVFDVSAEKNVQGQLKGEVRGVFTLTRINEDGTIGFAVIKDVELKSGTVDGTSVSGPMEKYVVVRNSGTVSFTAIGKFVNSKFFGYLKNSLIIATLTVLLTLVFVVPASYAFSRMQFFGREHVLYFYLMFTQVSGGLGIAGLIALYGMIVKLGLYDKLPVMSLIYAAGSVPFNTWLLKGYIDSISPDFDEAALVDGASYLQIIRYVLLPMALPGIATVAIFAFIGGWTEFVLASLLLTGNNQPLSVWIYTLMGGIGRGIDWSYFAAAALLFALPVFVMFMLAQNYIRSGLTVGGLKE; this is encoded by the coding sequence ATGATGGGGAGACGCAAGGGGGAAGTCCTTAAGAGCTTCCTCATGACCCTGCTGGCCATCTTCGTCATGTTCATCATACTCTTCCCGGTGTACTACATATTCACAGTCTCGCTGGAGCCGAGCTCAACGCTCGCGACCACTGAACTCCACCTGATACCCAGAAACGTCAGCCTTGACTCATACCGCGAGGTGCTCTTCGGGTTCTCCGGAGGTAAGGTGAGTGAGAACTTCACTGGAACCATCGAGGGAAGCGCCTACATCAAGGACGGCAAGCTGTACCTCGTAGAGGGAACGATAAAGGGCAAGGTCAAGTACGGGCCATTCACCGGACTGGTATTTGAAGTCCCCGTTAAAAACAAGGTCTTCGACGTCTCAGCGGAAAAGAACGTCCAGGGACAGCTGAAGGGAGAAGTTAGAGGTGTTTTTACCCTCACGAGAATAAACGAAGACGGCACAATCGGCTTTGCGGTAATAAAGGACGTGGAGCTGAAGAGCGGAACAGTTGACGGAACTTCAGTCTCAGGCCCGATGGAGAAGTATGTTGTCGTCAGGAACAGCGGAACCGTCAGCTTCACGGCCATCGGCAAGTTCGTGAACTCCAAGTTCTTCGGCTACCTGAAGAACAGCCTCATCATAGCCACATTAACAGTGTTGCTGACCCTCGTTTTCGTCGTCCCAGCGTCCTACGCGTTCTCCAGAATGCAGTTCTTCGGCAGGGAGCACGTGCTGTACTTCTACCTGATGTTCACTCAAGTGTCAGGAGGTCTCGGAATCGCAGGGCTCATAGCGCTCTACGGTATGATAGTCAAGCTCGGCCTATACGACAAACTGCCGGTGATGTCCCTCATCTACGCCGCCGGAAGCGTCCCGTTCAACACGTGGCTCCTCAAGGGTTACATTGACTCCATAAGCCCCGACTTCGACGAGGCGGCGCTTGTCGACGGCGCCAGCTACCTGCAGATAATCAGGTACGTCCTCCTCCCAATGGCACTGCCCGGAATAGCGACCGTTGCAATCTTCGCCTTCATAGGCGGCTGGACGGAGTTCGTCCTTGCAAGCCTGCTGCTGACCGGGAACAACCAGCCACTTTCAGTCTGGATATACACCCTCATGGGCGGCATAGGCAGGGGAATAGACTGGAGCTACTTCGCGGCCGCTGCCCTGCTGTTCGCCCTGCCGGTGTTCGTGATGTTTATGCTCGCCCAGAACTACATAAGGAGCGGCCTTACAGTTGGAGGTCTAAAGGAGTGA
- a CDS encoding carbohydrate ABC transporter permease, which translates to MKKTTMIALFLILPGIAAFLFFNMWPILYSVYLAFTNAQLGNFPIQAPNAPPLKLVGLENFKWVLSDEKFRRAFLWTWLFVLTSVTLKVVVGVLLSLLYNSKYVKGKMIYRSLLIIPWALPLLFSVTVWKFMFDPIFGPINQVLKSLGISGPNWISDPTWGFIALNLIEVWLAYPFMVTVITAALQSIPDTLIEAAIIDGANYWQRVRHVVLPVVGKPIAFATILTSAASFQYFMVPYIYNAGLFEDKFILLYGYRKAFGASPHYGRAAAIMVIATLVLAVYMYVNVRITKLQEGAKG; encoded by the coding sequence ATGAAGAAAACAACAATGATTGCCCTGTTCCTAATACTCCCAGGAATTGCAGCATTTTTGTTCTTCAACATGTGGCCGATACTGTACTCGGTTTACCTGGCGTTCACCAACGCACAGCTCGGAAACTTCCCTATCCAGGCCCCCAATGCGCCACCGCTTAAGCTCGTCGGACTGGAGAACTTCAAGTGGGTACTCAGTGACGAGAAGTTCAGGAGGGCCTTTCTCTGGACGTGGTTATTCGTCCTGACCAGCGTCACCCTGAAAGTCGTCGTCGGCGTCCTCCTCAGCCTGCTCTACAACAGCAAATACGTGAAGGGTAAGATGATATACCGCTCCCTGCTCATAATCCCCTGGGCCCTGCCCCTGCTCTTCTCGGTCACCGTCTGGAAGTTTATGTTTGACCCGATTTTTGGCCCCATAAACCAGGTACTCAAGTCCCTCGGAATCAGCGGGCCGAACTGGATCAGCGACCCCACCTGGGGCTTCATTGCACTCAACCTGATTGAGGTCTGGCTTGCCTACCCGTTCATGGTGACTGTAATAACAGCGGCACTGCAGTCGATTCCGGACACCCTGATAGAGGCGGCCATAATCGACGGTGCCAACTACTGGCAGAGGGTCAGGCACGTCGTCCTGCCCGTCGTTGGGAAGCCGATAGCATTCGCAACGATACTCACCAGCGCGGCGAGCTTCCAGTACTTCATGGTGCCATACATCTACAACGCGGGCCTCTTCGAGGACAAGTTCATACTGCTCTACGGCTACAGGAAGGCCTTCGGCGCCAGCCCGCACTACGGCAGGGCCGCGGCGATAATGGTGATAGCCACGCTGGTTCTTGCCGTCTACATGTACGTTAACGTCAGGATAACGAAGCTCCAGGAGGGTGCCAAAGGATGA
- a CDS encoding extracellular solute-binding protein, translating to MKKALFALILVGLMAFSVVASGCISSNEESTSQTTSSSSPNETTTSSPSPTETTTPTPEETECGSGKVVIWHKMQPNELEVFQSLAEEYMAMCPEVEIVFEQKPNLEDALKAAIPTGQGPDLFIWAHDWIGKFADAGLLEPIDDYVTDDILNLFVPMGQDAMQYKGHYYAMPFSAETVAIIYNKDMVSEPPKTFDDMKAIMEKYYDPDNEKYGIAWPINAYFISGIAQAFGGYYFDDQTEMPGLDKPETIEGFEFFFKNIWPYMAPTADYNTQQSIFLEKRAPMMVNGPWSISDVKKAGIDFGVVPLPPITKDGKEYWPRPYGGVKNIYFAASIKNKEAAWKFVKWFTTNPDVIKELSLQLGYIPVLKGVLNDPEIQADPVIYGFGQAVQHAYLMPKSPKMGAVWGGVDGAINEILKDPTNANIAEILKNHQQEILENIEG from the coding sequence ATGAAAAAGGCCCTGTTTGCCCTGATTTTGGTAGGCCTTATGGCCTTTAGCGTAGTGGCCAGCGGCTGCATCTCCTCGAACGAGGAGAGCACGAGCCAAACCACCAGCTCTTCGAGCCCCAATGAAACAACCACGAGCTCCCCGTCCCCCACGGAGACAACCACTCCTACGCCCGAGGAGACGGAATGTGGAAGCGGAAAGGTCGTAATCTGGCACAAAATGCAGCCCAACGAGCTTGAGGTCTTCCAGAGCCTCGCAGAGGAGTACATGGCAATGTGCCCCGAGGTTGAGATAGTCTTCGAGCAGAAGCCGAACCTTGAGGACGCCCTCAAGGCCGCCATCCCGACCGGCCAGGGCCCAGACCTCTTCATATGGGCCCACGACTGGATTGGGAAGTTCGCCGATGCGGGCCTTCTTGAGCCCATAGACGACTACGTCACCGACGACATCCTAAACCTCTTCGTCCCGATGGGCCAGGACGCAATGCAGTACAAGGGCCACTACTACGCCATGCCCTTCTCCGCTGAGACCGTCGCCATCATCTACAACAAGGACATGGTCAGCGAGCCACCCAAGACCTTCGACGATATGAAGGCCATAATGGAGAAGTACTACGACCCGGACAACGAGAAGTACGGAATAGCCTGGCCGATAAACGCCTACTTCATCTCCGGCATTGCCCAGGCCTTCGGTGGTTACTACTTCGACGACCAGACTGAAATGCCAGGCCTTGACAAGCCCGAAACAATAGAGGGCTTCGAGTTCTTCTTTAAGAACATCTGGCCATACATGGCCCCGACCGCCGACTACAACACCCAGCAGAGCATCTTCCTTGAAAAGCGCGCCCCAATGATGGTGAACGGCCCGTGGAGCATAAGCGACGTCAAGAAAGCTGGCATAGACTTCGGCGTCGTCCCGCTCCCGCCGATAACCAAGGACGGCAAGGAGTACTGGCCGAGGCCCTACGGCGGAGTCAAGAACATCTACTTCGCCGCGAGCATAAAGAACAAGGAGGCCGCCTGGAAGTTCGTCAAGTGGTTCACCACCAATCCCGACGTTATCAAGGAGCTCTCACTCCAGCTCGGATACATTCCAGTCCTTAAGGGAGTCCTCAACGACCCAGAAATCCAGGCTGACCCCGTCATCTACGGCTTTGGCCAGGCAGTCCAGCACGCCTACCTGATGCCAAAGAGCCCGAAGATGGGCGCAGTCTGGGGCGGTGTTGACGGAGCCATCAACGAAATACTCAAGGACCCGACCAACGCCAACATAGCCGAGATCCTCAAGAATCACCAGCAGGAGATACTTGAAAACATAGAGGGTTGA
- a CDS encoding alpha amylase N-terminal ig-like domain-containing protein, which translates to MYKTFGFRADKKFGRVAEVEFSIPYGGEKYAYLLGSFNAFNEGSFRMKKKGERWSITVELPEGVWHYAFSLGGKFTVDPENPRREAYRRISYKFEKETSVAVIKGPGKFFHRPSAVYLYSFAGRTHIILRSEPNLVKEASVVLGNESFPVRRKAGDELFEYFEAVLPKKGEIEYRFEIRRKDGEIETLGPFRASPYKLEAPRWVFDRVFYQIMPDRFEKGLQNAPEEGLRGEQFHGGDLEGVRRRLEHLEELGINALYLTPIFESMTYHRYDVTDYFHVDRKLGGDETFSRLVQELKERGIKLILDGVFHHTSFFHPYFQDVLTKGEKSRYKDFYRILDFPAVPEEFLEVLNSDLPGVEKYRKLKELKWNYESFFSVWAMPRLNHDNPEVRSFVRDVMKYWLDRGADGWRLDVAHGVPPELWREVRSALPEDAYLMGEVMDDARPWVFDAFHGTMNYPLYDLILRFFVEREITAEEFLNGLELLSARLGPAEYAMYNFLDNHDTERFLDLVGDKKKYLCALAFLMTYKGIPSIFYGDEIGLKGRLNGGLSAGRAPMTWNLGEWDTEILDVTRTLINLRKESRALQLGTFRPLKFEDGLLVYERAYEEEKVMVAINYSGEEAELELPAGYRKVRGAQRIVLRPWSFAVLTFKE; encoded by the coding sequence GTGTATAAAACTTTCGGGTTCAGGGCTGACAAGAAATTTGGCAGAGTAGCCGAAGTCGAGTTTTCAATCCCCTATGGGGGAGAAAAGTATGCGTATCTCCTCGGAAGCTTCAACGCCTTCAACGAGGGCTCCTTCCGAATGAAAAAGAAAGGAGAACGGTGGAGCATCACGGTCGAGCTCCCTGAAGGCGTCTGGCACTACGCGTTTTCCCTTGGGGGGAAGTTCACCGTAGACCCCGAAAATCCCAGGAGAGAAGCATACAGACGTATATCGTACAAGTTCGAGAAGGAGACGAGCGTCGCCGTCATCAAGGGGCCGGGGAAGTTTTTCCACAGACCCAGTGCGGTCTACCTGTATTCCTTCGCCGGGAGAACCCACATCATATTACGGTCTGAGCCCAATCTGGTAAAAGAAGCCTCCGTTGTTCTTGGGAACGAGAGCTTTCCCGTGAGGAGAAAAGCCGGCGATGAGCTTTTTGAGTACTTTGAGGCCGTCCTGCCCAAAAAAGGCGAGATCGAATATCGCTTTGAAATCCGGAGAAAAGATGGAGAAATCGAGACCCTCGGGCCCTTCAGGGCTAGTCCCTATAAACTGGAAGCCCCGAGATGGGTTTTTGACAGGGTGTTCTACCAGATAATGCCGGACAGGTTTGAGAAGGGCCTTCAGAATGCGCCAGAAGAAGGGCTCCGTGGGGAGCAGTTCCACGGCGGCGACCTTGAGGGGGTAAGGCGGAGGCTGGAGCACCTCGAAGAGCTCGGTATAAACGCTCTCTACCTCACCCCCATATTCGAGTCCATGACGTACCACCGCTACGACGTTACCGACTACTTCCACGTTGACAGAAAGCTTGGAGGGGACGAGACTTTCTCCCGGCTGGTCCAGGAGCTTAAAGAGAGGGGCATTAAACTCATTCTCGACGGGGTCTTCCACCACACGAGCTTTTTCCACCCGTACTTCCAGGACGTTCTCACAAAGGGGGAGAAGAGCCGCTACAAGGACTTCTACCGGATATTGGACTTCCCCGCTGTCCCTGAAGAGTTCCTGGAAGTCCTGAACTCCGACCTCCCAGGGGTGGAAAAATACAGGAAGCTCAAGGAGCTAAAATGGAATTACGAGTCCTTCTTCTCTGTATGGGCGATGCCGAGGCTCAACCACGACAACCCAGAGGTAAGGAGCTTCGTGAGGGATGTAATGAAGTACTGGCTCGACAGGGGGGCAGACGGCTGGAGGCTGGACGTCGCACACGGCGTCCCCCCTGAGCTCTGGAGGGAAGTCAGGTCAGCCCTCCCAGAGGACGCGTACCTGATGGGGGAGGTCATGGACGACGCCCGGCCCTGGGTCTTCGACGCCTTTCACGGCACCATGAACTACCCGCTTTACGACCTCATCCTGAGGTTCTTTGTGGAAAGGGAAATCACAGCGGAGGAGTTCCTTAACGGTCTTGAGCTCCTAAGCGCCCGCCTGGGCCCGGCTGAATATGCTATGTACAACTTCCTCGACAACCACGACACCGAACGCTTCCTCGACCTCGTCGGGGACAAGAAAAAGTACCTCTGTGCCCTCGCCTTCCTGATGACGTACAAGGGAATCCCCTCGATATTCTACGGCGATGAAATAGGGCTGAAGGGTCGGCTCAACGGCGGCCTGAGCGCAGGCAGGGCTCCAATGACCTGGAACCTGGGAGAGTGGGACACCGAAATCCTTGACGTCACGAGGACACTCATTAACCTAAGGAAAGAGAGCAGGGCACTCCAGCTCGGCACTTTCAGACCGCTGAAGTTCGAGGATGGCCTGCTCGTTTACGAGAGGGCCTACGAGGAGGAGAAAGTTATGGTGGCCATAAACTACTCAGGAGAAGAAGCAGAACTGGAGCTTCCTGCAGGATATCGGAAAGTAAGGGGAGCACAGCGCATTGTGCTCCGCCCGTGGTCTTTTGCTGTGCTCACTTTCAAGGAGTAG
- the trmBL1 gene encoding HTH-type sugar sensing transcriptional regulator TrmBL1, producing the protein MREEEIIEKLQRLGLTKYESLAYITLLKLGPSKATDITKESGIPHTRVYDVLSSLHRKGFVDVMQGSPRLYKPVNPEVVLEKIKEDFIEDIENLKKAFLELYREVHGEDLPEVWTIQGFDNTVERAEYVIRTAKHEVLINTPLEFLKLLKGDIRARKDIIFVIITNVGEEIPDWLRADNILLARTGGAPWLMASWVIGDIDYALFFGALPRDKRREKFYSFWAKSPKIIQNYMHWFYTIYFDNSEVVKPLNYEALPKPLSLVNIRTLITVLKYVKLPKKIEVVGRLVDTKEPVTIEGEVVDYEYTPLTANITVRSDGKELKVGGIGSYFEDVEGEKFILLE; encoded by the coding sequence ATGAGGGAGGAGGAAATAATTGAAAAGCTCCAGAGGCTCGGCCTTACTAAGTATGAGAGTTTAGCTTACATAACTCTTCTCAAACTCGGCCCCAGCAAGGCCACGGACATAACGAAGGAGAGCGGGATTCCGCACACGAGGGTTTACGACGTTCTCAGCTCCCTCCACAGAAAGGGGTTCGTTGACGTCATGCAGGGCTCGCCCAGGCTTTACAAGCCCGTCAACCCTGAGGTCGTTCTGGAGAAGATAAAGGAGGACTTCATAGAGGACATCGAGAACCTCAAGAAGGCTTTCCTTGAGCTCTACCGCGAGGTTCACGGCGAGGACCTGCCGGAGGTATGGACAATCCAGGGCTTTGACAACACCGTTGAGCGCGCGGAGTATGTGATAAGGACTGCAAAGCACGAGGTTCTGATAAACACCCCGTTGGAGTTCCTTAAGCTCTTGAAGGGCGATATCAGGGCTAGAAAGGATATAATCTTTGTTATAATCACGAACGTGGGTGAGGAAATTCCGGACTGGCTCAGGGCCGACAACATACTCCTCGCGAGGACTGGAGGAGCCCCCTGGTTAATGGCCAGCTGGGTAATCGGTGACATAGATTACGCCCTCTTCTTCGGTGCCCTTCCACGGGATAAAAGACGCGAGAAGTTCTACTCCTTCTGGGCCAAGAGCCCCAAGATTATCCAGAACTACATGCACTGGTTCTACACGATTTACTTCGACAACAGCGAGGTCGTAAAGCCCCTCAACTACGAGGCCCTGCCCAAGCCCCTGTCGCTGGTGAACATCAGGACTCTCATTACAGTCCTGAAGTACGTCAAGCTCCCGAAGAAAATTGAGGTCGTTGGAAGGCTCGTTGACACCAAGGAGCCCGTTACCATTGAAGGCGAAGTAGTTGATTACGAGTACACCCCGCTGACCGCCAACATAACCGTCAGGAGCGACGGTAAGGAGCTCAAGGTCGGGGGAATCGGAAGCTACTTCGAAGACGTCGAGGGAGAGAAGTTCATACTCCTTGAGTGA